The proteins below come from a single Kosakonia sp. SMBL-WEM22 genomic window:
- a CDS encoding helix-turn-helix transcriptional regulator, translating into MQKRDFSVEDFIGFGERYGIDYRFPALASCRSLGAERRIVIQGDVQEMRFSSGLNLTRSDIRVLQPYETTSLHSCPLYMLVVLEGSVMLRLNGEEFIVRSGMAFTSRLSEQQVMNARHLADNALRTLSLGIDPASCQRSPLLTALLEQWESHGAPTFLWQVPEFLLSGLQQSQLSTLPALSRELILEGVMLQLVGHALSQRMAGVEQGARVCGGEGQRLESVRRLLEQQPEKEYTLTALAQLAAMSTSSLRVKFRQAYGHSVFDYLRDCRLALARRYLVQGYSVQQAAWMSGYQHATNFSTAFRRRYGIAPSEARQPIAFP; encoded by the coding sequence CCGCTCGCTGGGCGCGGAGCGACGCATCGTCATTCAGGGCGATGTGCAGGAGATGCGCTTCTCCAGCGGCCTGAACCTGACCCGCTCCGACATTCGCGTTCTGCAACCCTATGAAACCACCTCCCTGCACAGCTGCCCGCTCTATATGCTGGTAGTGCTTGAAGGCAGCGTAATGCTGCGCCTCAACGGCGAGGAGTTTATTGTCCGCTCCGGCATGGCTTTTACTTCGCGCCTGAGCGAGCAGCAGGTGATGAATGCCCGTCATCTGGCGGATAACGCCCTGCGCACGCTGTCGCTCGGCATCGATCCGGCCAGCTGCCAGCGCTCGCCGCTGCTTACCGCGCTGCTGGAGCAGTGGGAATCCCACGGCGCGCCCACCTTTTTATGGCAGGTGCCCGAGTTTCTGCTCTCGGGTTTACAACAGAGCCAGCTTTCAACGCTGCCCGCGCTCTCGCGCGAATTGATCCTTGAAGGTGTAATGCTGCAACTGGTCGGCCACGCGCTCTCACAGCGGATGGCGGGCGTGGAGCAGGGCGCGCGCGTCTGCGGCGGTGAAGGGCAACGGCTTGAGTCGGTGCGCCGCTTGCTGGAGCAGCAGCCGGAGAAAGAGTACACCCTGACCGCGCTGGCGCAGCTGGCAGCAATGAGCACCAGCAGCCTGCGGGTGAAGTTCCGCCAGGCGTATGGCCACTCGGTGTTTGATTATCTGCGCGACTGCCGCCTCGCGCTGGCGCGGCGCTACCTCGTCCAGGGCTACAGCGTGCAGCAAGCGGCCTGGATGTCGGGCTATCAACACGCCACCAACTTCTCCACCGCCTTTCGCCGCCGATATGGCATCGCGCCGAGTGAAGCGCGACAGCCGATCGCCTTCCCGTAG
- a CDS encoding TonB-dependent siderophore receptor, with the protein MFAKTRLALMIGCITGGMSVSALAQENAKDTVVVTSQVQSGATKLETPDIETPQAVSIVTRQQYEEQGATSVRQAVSYTPGVYSNQIGASNRFDYIVLRGFSDGSLDNVYLDGLKMMGDTNSHSSLVIDPWFLDSVEVVRGPASVLYGRSSPGGIVALNSRKPSFDPGGEVKLFAGNNNQRGAAFDVTGPVDDNDRVAVRLTGMTRYADSQFDHLKEQRYAIAPSVTWRITDRTRLDVMAYLHRDPEGGSHSGLPYEGTVVPHAGGKISNTFFEGEDKYDKYKRRENMVGYNFEHLFDSGWSVRQKLRYLRTKVDLNQVYASGWLNETELNRGYSGSDESLSAVTLDNQLDGSVDTGAINHRLLVGVDYQHRNNNVTSSYGSFPAIDAFNPVYGADPLSISVYGREKHKLEQTGIYVQDQMSLDRWRLTLGGRHDQVKITNSNKIGDTHDTLEKDHISSRAALMYLFDSGFAPYVSYSTAFTPTSFTDENGKILQPMKGKQWEAGLKFQPEGSQTMYSASVYRINQNNIATKVEPTDPYRAIGEIESEGVELEAVGQLTDNLRLQAAYTYNDIRYKKSSPEEQGKRAVYAPRNQASAWLSYDVKAGALNGLTLGSGVRYVNGITSDRENTHTLPSYTLVDLAVGYDLSNVGLKGLSAQVNVNNLTDKRYVASCNSANYCYFGAERSIVGSLSYAF; encoded by the coding sequence ATGTTCGCAAAAACGCGACTGGCATTAATGATTGGCTGCATAACCGGTGGGATGAGCGTTTCGGCGCTGGCGCAGGAGAACGCCAAAGATACGGTGGTAGTAACGTCGCAGGTACAGAGCGGCGCGACCAAGCTGGAGACGCCGGATATCGAAACGCCGCAGGCGGTCTCGATCGTCACGCGCCAGCAGTATGAAGAGCAGGGCGCAACCAGCGTGCGCCAGGCTGTCAGCTACACACCGGGCGTCTACAGCAACCAAATTGGTGCCTCCAACCGCTTTGATTACATCGTGCTGCGCGGCTTTTCCGATGGCAGCCTTGATAACGTCTATCTCGACGGCCTGAAGATGATGGGCGACACCAACTCCCACAGCTCGCTGGTGATCGACCCGTGGTTTTTAGACAGCGTTGAAGTGGTGCGCGGCCCGGCATCCGTGCTCTATGGCCGCTCGTCGCCAGGCGGCATCGTGGCGTTGAACTCGCGCAAACCGTCGTTCGATCCGGGGGGTGAAGTGAAACTCTTCGCGGGGAATAACAACCAGCGCGGCGCGGCGTTTGATGTGACCGGGCCGGTGGATGATAACGATCGCGTGGCGGTGCGTTTAACCGGTATGACCCGCTATGCCGACTCCCAATTCGATCACCTGAAAGAGCAGCGTTACGCCATCGCGCCGAGCGTCACCTGGCGTATTACCGACCGCACGCGCCTCGATGTGATGGCCTATCTGCATCGCGATCCGGAAGGCGGCAGCCACTCCGGCCTGCCGTATGAAGGTACTGTGGTGCCGCACGCCGGGGGCAAAATCTCCAACACCTTCTTTGAAGGTGAAGATAAGTACGACAAGTACAAACGCCGTGAAAACATGGTCGGCTATAACTTTGAGCACCTGTTTGACAGCGGCTGGTCGGTGCGCCAGAAGCTGCGCTACCTGCGTACCAAAGTCGATCTCAATCAGGTCTATGCTTCGGGCTGGCTGAATGAGACCGAGCTGAACCGCGGTTACTCCGGCTCAGATGAGTCCCTCTCGGCGGTGACGCTGGATAACCAGCTTGACGGCAGTGTTGATACTGGTGCCATTAACCACCGTCTGCTGGTGGGCGTCGATTACCAACACCGCAATAACAACGTCACCTCGTCCTATGGCAGCTTCCCGGCGATTGATGCCTTTAACCCGGTTTATGGTGCCGATCCGCTCTCAATTTCCGTGTATGGCCGCGAAAAGCACAAACTGGAGCAGACCGGGATCTATGTGCAGGATCAGATGTCGCTCGATCGCTGGCGTCTGACCCTTGGCGGCCGTCACGATCAGGTGAAGATCACCAACAGCAATAAGATCGGCGACACTCACGATACGCTGGAGAAAGACCATATCAGCAGCCGTGCGGCGCTGATGTACCTCTTCGACAGCGGATTTGCCCCCTACGTAAGCTACTCGACGGCCTTTACGCCGACCAGCTTTACCGATGAGAACGGCAAGATCCTGCAACCGATGAAGGGCAAGCAGTGGGAAGCGGGGCTGAAGTTCCAGCCGGAAGGGTCGCAGACCATGTACAGCGCCTCGGTCTACCGCATCAACCAGAACAATATCGCCACCAAAGTGGAGCCGACCGATCCCTACCGCGCTATCGGCGAGATTGAATCAGAAGGGGTTGAGCTGGAAGCGGTGGGTCAGTTGACGGATAACCTGCGCTTACAGGCGGCTTACACCTATAACGACATTCGTTATAAGAAAAGCAGCCCCGAGGAGCAGGGGAAACGCGCGGTTTACGCCCCGCGCAACCAGGCGAGTGCCTGGCTGAGCTATGACGTGAAAGCGGGTGCGCTGAATGGCCTGACCCTCGGTTCCGGCGTGCGGTATGTTAACGGCATCACCTCCGATCGTGAGAATACCCACACGCTGCCCTCCTACACGCTGGTGGATCTGGCCGTCGGGTACGATCTGTCGAATGTCGGGCTGAAAGGACTGAGCGCCCAGGTGAACGTGAATAACCTCACCGATAAGCGCTATGTCGCCTCGTGTAACTCCGCCAATTACTGCTACTTTGGTGCCGAGCGCAGCATCGTCGGCAGCCTCTCTTACGCATTCTGA
- the murP gene encoding PTS N-acetylmuramic acid transporter subunit IIBC, whose protein sequence is MAKITPDLIATILQNVGGEANIKSCGNCMTRLRLTLHNNALVNKAALQALPGVLGVVNSEDQLQIIVGPGKAQTAAEMMSLLISRDNAPAESASLKEVARDTKQQMKARQTSGLHQFLAKFATIFTPLIPGFIAAGMLLGFATLIEQSLLVGAQDKSSALAHVVGYMKVFGKGLFTFLPILIGYNAQKAFGGNGVNGAIIAALFVLGYDAKATVGYFSGIDNFFGMSIDPRGNIIGVLIATILGAWIERQIRRFVPDNLDMILTSLLTLLITGALTFTLIMPIGGELFKGMSWLFLHLNGNPFGCAVLAGLFLIAVVFGVHQGFIPVYFALMDAQGFNSLFPILAMAGGGQVGAALALYFRAARESTIRNQIRGAIIPGLLGVGEPLIYAVTLPRVKPFVTACIGGACGGFFMGAVAWLGLPVGLNTVFGPSGLVALPLMTSDHGIYAGMAVYAAGVVVAYLGGFIVTWLFGHKGVDLS, encoded by the coding sequence ATGGCCAAAATCACGCCGGACCTGATCGCCACCATTCTGCAAAATGTCGGTGGTGAAGCGAATATTAAAAGCTGCGGCAACTGCATGACGCGCCTGCGCCTGACGCTGCATAACAATGCGTTGGTCAACAAGGCCGCGCTGCAGGCGCTGCCTGGGGTGCTCGGCGTGGTGAACAGCGAGGATCAGCTCCAGATCATCGTTGGCCCCGGTAAAGCGCAAACTGCGGCAGAGATGATGAGTCTCTTAATCAGCCGTGACAATGCGCCCGCGGAATCGGCCTCGCTTAAAGAGGTCGCCCGCGACACTAAACAGCAGATGAAAGCCAGGCAGACCAGCGGCCTGCATCAGTTTCTGGCGAAATTTGCCACCATCTTCACGCCGCTTATCCCAGGCTTTATCGCCGCCGGGATGCTGCTCGGCTTCGCCACACTGATTGAGCAAAGCCTGCTGGTCGGCGCGCAGGATAAGAGCAGCGCGCTCGCGCACGTCGTCGGTTATATGAAAGTGTTCGGCAAAGGGTTGTTCACCTTCCTGCCAATCCTGATCGGTTACAATGCGCAAAAAGCCTTTGGCGGCAACGGCGTCAACGGCGCAATCATCGCCGCGCTGTTTGTGCTCGGTTACGACGCGAAAGCGACGGTTGGCTACTTCTCTGGGATCGACAATTTCTTCGGCATGAGCATCGATCCGCGCGGCAACATTATCGGCGTACTGATCGCCACGATCCTCGGCGCGTGGATCGAGCGGCAGATCCGCCGCTTTGTGCCCGACAATCTCGATATGATCCTCACCTCGCTGCTCACCTTGCTGATTACCGGCGCGCTCACTTTTACGCTGATCATGCCCATCGGCGGCGAGCTGTTTAAAGGGATGTCGTGGCTGTTTCTGCACCTCAACGGTAACCCGTTTGGCTGCGCGGTGCTGGCGGGGCTGTTCCTGATTGCCGTGGTGTTTGGCGTGCATCAGGGTTTTATTCCGGTCTACTTTGCTCTGATGGATGCGCAGGGTTTCAACTCGCTCTTTCCGATTCTGGCGATGGCGGGCGGCGGTCAGGTGGGCGCGGCGCTGGCGCTCTACTTCCGCGCGGCGCGGGAATCGACGATCCGCAACCAGATCCGCGGGGCGATCATTCCCGGCCTGCTCGGTGTTGGCGAACCGCTGATCTACGCCGTGACCCTGCCGCGCGTCAAACCCTTTGTCACCGCCTGTATTGGCGGCGCCTGCGGCGGATTTTTTATGGGTGCCGTGGCATGGCTTGGCTTACCGGTCGGGTTGAATACGGTGTTTGGCCCTTCCGGGCTGGTAGCGCTGCCGCTGATGACCTCCGATCATGGTATCTATGCCGGGATGGCGGTCTATGCGGCGGGCGTGGTGGTGGCCTATCTCGGCGGGTTTATCGTCACCTGGCTCTTCGGCCATAAAGGTGTCGATCTCAGCTAA
- the murQ gene encoding N-acetylmuramic acid 6-phosphate etherase: MNIDLSRLTTEGRNSASANIDMLDTEAMLRVINREDQKVALAVEQVIPAITQAVDAIVNAFKQGGRLIYCGAGTSGRLGILDASECPPTYGTPREQVIGLIAGGHRAILQAVENAEDSLTLGIDDLKSLNFNANDVLVGIAASGRTPYVIAAMEYAKSLHATTVSLTCNAGSPMTQIADIAITPVVGAEVVTGSSRMKAGTAQKLVLNMLTTGAMIRSGKVYGNLMVDVEATNQKLVQRQVNIVMEATGCDSDEAKQALQASHGHCKTAILMVLAQIDAEEAASLLADNGGFIRQALLHAGVK; encoded by the coding sequence ATGAACATTGATCTATCCAGATTGACGACCGAAGGCCGTAACAGCGCCAGCGCCAATATCGACATGCTTGATACCGAGGCGATGTTACGGGTAATTAACCGTGAAGATCAGAAGGTCGCGCTGGCGGTTGAGCAGGTGATCCCGGCGATTACGCAGGCGGTCGATGCGATTGTTAACGCCTTTAAACAGGGCGGGCGCCTGATTTACTGCGGTGCGGGCACCTCCGGGCGCTTAGGCATTCTGGATGCAAGCGAATGCCCGCCCACTTACGGTACGCCGCGTGAGCAGGTCATCGGCCTTATTGCTGGCGGTCATCGCGCCATTCTGCAAGCGGTGGAAAACGCTGAAGATAGCCTGACGCTCGGCATTGACGATCTTAAATCCCTCAATTTCAACGCCAATGACGTGCTGGTCGGCATCGCCGCCAGCGGGCGCACGCCCTATGTGATTGCCGCCATGGAGTACGCCAAAAGCCTGCACGCCACCACCGTATCGCTGACCTGCAACGCCGGCAGCCCGATGACGCAGATTGCCGATATCGCCATTACGCCGGTGGTCGGCGCGGAAGTGGTTACCGGCTCTTCACGCATGAAAGCGGGCACGGCGCAAAAACTGGTGCTCAATATGCTCACCACCGGGGCGATGATCCGCAGCGGTAAAGTCTACGGCAACTTGATGGTGGACGTGGAAGCGACGAACCAGAAGCTGGTGCAGCGCCAGGTCAATATTGTGATGGAAGCCACCGGCTGCGACAGCGACGAGGCGAAGCAGGCGCTGCAGGCCAGCCACGGCCACTGTAAAACCGCCATCCTGATGGTGCTGGCGCAGATCGACGCCGAAGAGGCCGCGAGCCTGCTCGCCGATAACGGCGGGTTTATTCGCCAGGCGCTGCTCCACGCAGGAGTGAAGTGA
- a CDS encoding flagellar biosynthesis anti-sigma factor FlgM: MTAPPFSDAILFLLKQAQPDLDQLPEVDQPKIERLRAALDAGEIDLDPDRLVQAILTFHQR; the protein is encoded by the coding sequence ATGACAGCGCCCCCATTTTCTGACGCGATCCTCTTTTTACTTAAACAGGCGCAGCCCGACCTTGATCAATTGCCGGAAGTTGACCAGCCTAAAATCGAACGCCTTCGCGCAGCGCTTGACGCAGGCGAAATTGACCTTGACCCCGACAGGCTGGTGCAGGCGATCCTCACCTTTCACCAGCGCTAA
- a CDS encoding winged helix-turn-helix domain-containing protein, producing MNKSNCTVNNWLIVPASGAIRHVVTGEERRLGAHPLRLLEVLQQHPGEILTHEDLTSQVWEERAVSSNSLPHAIHTLRTALADNGKQQRIIRTLPKQGYVLEAKYCRPLVSWPPTAPSSAPPEFDIPPQESRPAAPELSTTPRQETPDIVQPLSYLNGLLITLLFILSILCSGYLALTYHNKVGVKELAKNIYSHLRIFALLAPDERVKEPMAIYDRLKESYTRLNQQAKQKSLRMAIYYRSEHHTLNYTFRIYNACEQRVLVMQIDHWRSDTALLNKLIVSETRRKMDEMAPCNSK from the coding sequence ATGAATAAATCCAATTGCACAGTGAATAACTGGCTCATCGTTCCCGCGTCAGGCGCGATCCGCCACGTCGTAACCGGCGAGGAGAGACGGCTGGGAGCGCACCCGCTCAGGCTGCTGGAAGTTTTACAGCAACACCCCGGCGAAATCCTCACTCATGAGGATCTGACCTCACAGGTCTGGGAAGAGCGCGCGGTCAGTAGCAATAGCCTGCCCCACGCCATTCACACGCTGCGTACCGCCCTGGCGGATAATGGTAAGCAACAGCGAATCATTCGCACCCTCCCGAAACAGGGTTATGTACTGGAAGCCAAATATTGTCGCCCACTGGTTAGCTGGCCGCCTACCGCCCCGAGCTCTGCACCGCCTGAGTTCGATATCCCCCCGCAGGAGAGCCGACCTGCCGCGCCTGAGTTATCCACGACGCCCCGACAAGAGACGCCGGATATTGTGCAACCTCTTTCTTACCTTAATGGCCTTCTTATAACGTTACTCTTTATATTATCTATCCTCTGTAGCGGCTATTTAGCTCTCACCTACCACAACAAGGTAGGGGTGAAAGAGTTGGCGAAAAACATTTACAGCCATCTGCGTATTTTTGCCCTTTTAGCGCCGGACGAGAGAGTGAAAGAGCCGATGGCTATTTATGATCGTTTGAAAGAGAGCTATACCCGGCTTAATCAACAGGCGAAACAGAAGTCACTGCGGATGGCTATTTACTACCGCAGTGAACACCACACCCTGAATTATACTTTCCGCATATACAATGCCTGCGAGCAACGGGTTCTGGTGATGCAAATTGATCACTGGCGCTCCGACACGGCGTTATTAAATAAGCTGATTGTGAGCGAGACACGGAGAAAAATGGATGAGATGGCACCTTGTAACAGCAAATAA
- a CDS encoding FliA/WhiG family RNA polymerase sigma factor, protein MMNLTAAKTLTPADEARYISEYLPLVHKVVKQFSWQTNSVMSKEDMRQIALMGLLASLRRYGPPDVQFAGYAIQRIRGAVLDELRQQDWRPRRLRQQTHKLTDAIREITRELGYEPRFEEVSERLSVTPEAWQQYLLLHSASALESLDNLLESEQHASTLSSRQLEDELLPAYTLRSAVASLDKREQLILALYYQHELSLKEIAQVIGVSEARVCQLNQVIAQKVQAFTRQ, encoded by the coding sequence ATGATGAATTTAACTGCCGCAAAAACCCTAACTCCCGCTGATGAAGCGCGTTATATCAGTGAGTATTTGCCGCTGGTACATAAAGTCGTCAAACAGTTCAGCTGGCAGACCAATAGCGTGATGAGCAAAGAGGATATGCGGCAAATTGCCCTGATGGGTCTGCTGGCCTCGCTGCGGCGCTATGGCCCGCCGGATGTACAGTTTGCCGGTTACGCCATTCAGCGTATTCGCGGCGCGGTGCTCGATGAGTTACGCCAGCAGGACTGGCGTCCGCGCAGGCTGCGTCAACAGACGCATAAACTCACGGATGCAATACGCGAAATAACCCGCGAGCTGGGGTATGAGCCGCGCTTTGAAGAGGTGAGTGAACGGCTGTCGGTGACGCCGGAAGCCTGGCAGCAATATCTGCTGCTGCACTCGGCCAGTGCGCTGGAGAGTCTGGATAACTTGCTGGAGAGTGAGCAGCACGCCAGCACGCTCTCCAGCCGTCAGCTCGAGGATGAACTGCTTCCCGCTTACACATTACGCAGCGCGGTAGCCAGCCTCGACAAGCGTGAGCAGCTGATCCTCGCGCTCTACTATCAGCATGAACTGAGCCTGAAAGAGATTGCGCAGGTGATTGGCGTGTCAGAAGCGCGTGTGTGCCAGCTCAATCAAGTGATCGCCCAGAAGGTACAGGCGTTTACTCGTCAATAA
- a CDS encoding PLP-dependent aminotransferase family protein: MTRYQHLATLLAERIEHGLYRHGEKLPSVRSLSQEHGVSISTVQQAYQVLETLQLITPQPRSGYFVAPRKAKPPVPAMSRPVQRPVDVTQWDEVLTLLDARTDKEIVAFGGGAPDLTQATLKPLWKEMSRIAQHQVMDAISYDPLPGQHELREQIARLMLDGGTSLNAEEIVITAGCHPALSLALMAVCNPGDIVAVESPCFYGTMQLLRGLDIKAIEIPTDPETGISIEALELALEQWPIKGVILVPNCQNPLGFVMPEARKKAALSLAQRHDIVIFEDDIYGELATDYPRPSTIKSYDIDGRVLLCSSLTKTVAPGLRIGWIAPGRYLDRVLHKKYAAIGTNVPATQLAVAAFIRDGHYHRHVRRMRQMYQQRLAIYTCWVRQYFPCGICVTRPQGGFMLWVELPESVDMVCVSRQLCRLKIQIAPGSLFSASGKYRNCLRLNCALPPDEIKREAIKRLGTAIHHALEA; the protein is encoded by the coding sequence ATGACCCGCTACCAACATCTTGCCACCTTGCTGGCAGAGCGCATTGAACATGGCTTATATCGTCACGGTGAGAAATTACCCTCAGTGCGCAGCCTGAGCCAGGAGCATGGCGTCAGTATCAGTACCGTACAGCAGGCCTATCAGGTTCTGGAAACATTGCAGTTAATCACCCCGCAGCCGCGCTCCGGCTACTTTGTCGCACCGCGCAAAGCCAAACCGCCGGTGCCGGCGATGTCGCGCCCGGTGCAGCGCCCGGTTGACGTTACGCAGTGGGATGAAGTGTTAACCCTGCTCGATGCGCGCACGGATAAAGAGATTGTCGCCTTCGGTGGCGGCGCACCGGATCTCACCCAGGCAACCCTCAAACCGCTATGGAAGGAGATGAGCCGCATCGCGCAGCACCAGGTAATGGATGCCATCAGCTATGATCCCCTCCCCGGCCAGCACGAACTGCGCGAGCAGATCGCCCGCCTGATGCTTGATGGTGGCACTTCGTTAAATGCGGAAGAGATTGTCATTACCGCAGGCTGCCACCCGGCGCTGTCGCTGGCGCTGATGGCGGTCTGTAATCCGGGGGATATTGTCGCCGTCGAATCGCCCTGCTTCTACGGCACCATGCAGCTGCTGCGCGGGCTGGATATTAAAGCGATTGAAATTCCGACCGATCCCGAAACAGGGATCAGTATTGAAGCGCTGGAGCTGGCGCTGGAGCAGTGGCCAATTAAAGGGGTGATCCTGGTGCCTAACTGCCAGAATCCGCTCGGATTTGTGATGCCGGAGGCGCGCAAAAAAGCGGCGCTGTCGCTGGCGCAGCGTCACGATATTGTCATTTTCGAAGATGATATTTATGGCGAGCTGGCCACCGATTACCCGCGCCCGAGTACCATCAAATCCTACGATATTGATGGCCGCGTGCTGCTGTGCAGCTCATTGACCAAAACCGTGGCACCGGGTCTGCGCATTGGCTGGATCGCGCCGGGGCGCTATCTGGATCGGGTGCTGCATAAAAAATATGCCGCCATCGGCACCAATGTTCCCGCCACTCAGCTGGCGGTAGCGGCATTTATCCGCGACGGGCACTACCACCGCCACGTACGCCGGATGCGCCAGATGTATCAGCAGCGGCTGGCGATCTACACCTGCTGGGTGCGGCAATATTTTCCGTGCGGTATCTGCGTTACGCGCCCGCAGGGAGGCTTTATGCTGTGGGTTGAGCTGCCGGAGAGCGTCGATATGGTCTGCGTTTCGCGCCAGCTCTGCCGGTTAAAAATCCAGATAGCACCCGGCTCGCTCTTTTCTGCTTCCGGCAAATATCGCAACTGCCTGCGCCTTAACTGCGCGCTGCCGCCGGATGAAATCAAACGGGAAGCGATCAAACGGCTGGGCACGGCGATCCATCATGCGCTGGAGGCGTAG
- a CDS encoding DUF1127 domain-containing protein, whose amino-acid sequence MEFFENRPRRPFSGFVLLWRSVRRWHLLAKTRRDLRRLSDEQLKDMGLRRSDIS is encoded by the coding sequence ATGGAATTTTTCGAAAATCGACCACGGCGCCCGTTTTCCGGGTTTGTTTTACTCTGGCGCAGCGTGCGGCGCTGGCACCTGTTGGCGAAAACCCGACGCGACCTGCGCAGGCTGAGTGACGAGCAGTTAAAGGATATGGGGCTACGACGCAGTGATATCAGTTGA
- a CDS encoding ATP-dependent Clp protease proteolytic subunit: protein MHFITNHDDDDKKEKEAGNASQLMQQKLLDARSIIISGEINQALTEKVVTQLLLLQGISDAPIKIYLNSQGGHVEAADTIHDMIKFITPEVHIIGTGWVASAGITIFLAAKKEHRYSLPNTRFMIHQPLGGVRGQASDIEIEAKEIIRTLERVNRMIADATGQPVEKVKQDTDRNFWMNTKEAMDYGIVSRVVNSYADLNLD, encoded by the coding sequence ATGCATTTTATTACTAACCACGATGATGACGACAAAAAAGAGAAAGAAGCGGGCAATGCCAGCCAGCTGATGCAGCAGAAACTGCTGGATGCGCGTTCGATCATCATCTCTGGTGAGATCAACCAGGCGCTGACTGAGAAAGTGGTGACCCAGCTTCTGCTGCTGCAGGGGATCAGCGATGCGCCGATCAAAATCTATCTCAACAGCCAGGGCGGCCATGTCGAAGCAGCGGATACCATTCACGACATGATCAAATTTATTACCCCGGAAGTACATATCATCGGCACCGGCTGGGTCGCCAGCGCCGGGATCACCATCTTCCTCGCGGCGAAGAAAGAGCACCGTTACTCGCTGCCGAACACCCGCTTTATGATTCACCAGCCGCTGGGCGGCGTGCGTGGTCAGGCGAGCGATATCGAAATTGAAGCGAAAGAGATCATCCGTACCCTTGAGCGTGTGAATCGCATGATCGCCGACGCGACCGGCCAGCCGGTGGAGAAAGTGAAGCAGGATACCGATCGCAACTTCTGGATGAACACCAAAGAGGCGATGGATTACGGCATTGTCTCCCGCGTGGTCAACTCCTACGCCGATCTCAACCTCGACTAA
- a CDS encoding DUF1176 domain-containing protein: MKKSITAALITAATLSLPVLAAPASVSFEHKDWQVVCDNTLTCRAAGYSTEEDATGSVLITRKAGPQTAVTVQVVLADMDGSEPPSPAKLALWINGKSLGALTPGDNDTWRLTDAQAAQMIAAVKGSDNVEFRGGARPFVLSGDGASAALLKVDDVQGRVGTPGALSKKGNKPESSVTAAIPAPVIQAATVSKGKARTLSAAEAKKVTPQLLATLGKDDDCDRLANPQEERVEGDNDLTLTPLDAKHGLVSALCWRAAYNEGYGYWVVDTALKGKPQFVTSSGTDYSDGAITLAQRGRGIGDCWASAEWVWDGEAFRRSSEGTTGLCRGIRAGGAWALPEFVAEVKAAK, from the coding sequence ATGAAAAAGAGTATCACCGCGGCGCTGATAACTGCAGCGACCCTGAGCCTTCCCGTGCTGGCGGCACCTGCCAGCGTCTCGTTCGAACATAAAGATTGGCAAGTGGTGTGCGATAACACCCTGACCTGCCGCGCTGCGGGCTACAGCACGGAAGAGGATGCCACCGGCTCGGTGTTGATCACCCGTAAAGCGGGGCCGCAGACGGCGGTCACCGTGCAGGTGGTGCTGGCAGATATGGACGGCAGTGAACCGCCATCACCGGCGAAGCTGGCGCTGTGGATTAACGGTAAATCCCTCGGCGCGTTAACCCCTGGCGATAACGACACCTGGCGTCTGACGGACGCTCAGGCAGCGCAGATGATTGCTGCGGTGAAGGGCAGCGACAACGTTGAGTTCAGAGGCGGCGCGAGACCCTTTGTGCTCTCTGGCGACGGCGCGTCTGCCGCGCTGCTGAAGGTTGATGATGTACAGGGGCGCGTCGGCACGCCGGGCGCACTGAGTAAAAAAGGCAATAAACCCGAATCCTCGGTTACGGCGGCGATCCCCGCTCCGGTGATCCAGGCCGCAACCGTAAGCAAAGGCAAGGCGCGTACACTGAGCGCAGCGGAAGCAAAAAAAGTGACGCCGCAGCTGCTCGCGACTCTCGGTAAAGATGATGACTGTGACCGCCTCGCCAATCCGCAAGAGGAGAGGGTTGAGGGCGATAATGACTTAACCCTGACGCCGCTGGACGCAAAGCATGGCCTGGTTTCCGCACTCTGCTGGCGCGCCGCCTATAACGAAGGGTACGGCTACTGGGTGGTCGACACCGCCCTGAAAGGGAAGCCGCAGTTCGTCACCAGTTCAGGTACCGACTACAGTGATGGCGCCATTACGCTTGCGCAGCGCGGGCGCGGAATTGGCGACTGCTGGGCATCTGCCGAGTGGGTGTGGGATGGCGAAGCGTTTCGTCGGAGCAGCGAAGGGACCACCGGCCTGTGCCGCGGTATCCGCGCGGGCGGTGCCTGGGCGCTGCCCGAGTTTGTCGCCGAGGTGAAAGCCGCGAAATAA